From a single Planctellipticum variicoloris genomic region:
- a CDS encoding sigma-70 family RNA polymerase sigma factor: MLNGTRIPGLVKLALTTGVVAAVRHYLKTGGDCNATDATGRSMLKLASAKGHLEICRLLLQAGADSNARGPDGADAIELAAQSGHSEIVGLLREHEDLRLRNLSVPAADASIPELNPDREDVESLIETQLPAEWEPEEASVPPDSDDAVLESAVSLQRIIAEHSPVDKDEDWSEVRIDLPAVVRKQSRATHLTKGDRRAARQLFRAALRRNSIPAWQISETARRSEGEVDDEYEAQLRIVLEDLGIDVEEDDYWRWNASEHLKAVAYESSRRIDTAVGFLAFLTNPYSDPLWIYYRDTQVHTRLSHADEVRIFTQLRKTRDEAASVIAQSLPSMTELLRMADKVLGDTASNERQTEQRRRPCPDLRDGIASLGCQRTCSAAFEDYDSRRDDVHKSITACRTSVRDWRDEEYEGRYTIVRGLNLTDQALCSICDSLQNSLSGQKAAASLTEVLSQARSLTTRIIEANLKLATSVARKYASSGLPLLDLVQEGNRGLMRAVQKFDVSRGFKFSTYAMWWIRQAIIRAIESNGRLIRLPAHQSRLVRRFEALQSHGTADRLNSADPSQLASLLSLSPDAVFALTPVIRPIRVLSEMSESDESDEAWNELGSVIEVNDNTPDSRMMREDEVWKVSQLLQRLHHRDALVLRLRYGLDNESSKTLEEVGTILRLTRERVRQIEARAIEKLRVLSERASANGSHGGSDFAMAEADDDEE; this comes from the coding sequence ATGCTGAATGGAACTCGCATTCCTGGCCTTGTGAAGCTCGCGCTGACAACTGGAGTTGTAGCAGCTGTCCGGCATTACTTGAAGACAGGAGGTGACTGCAATGCCACCGATGCCACCGGACGTAGCATGCTGAAATTGGCTTCCGCAAAGGGCCACTTGGAGATCTGCAGGCTGCTTCTACAGGCCGGGGCTGATTCAAACGCTCGTGGACCTGACGGCGCAGATGCGATCGAGCTTGCAGCGCAGTCTGGACACTCCGAAATCGTCGGCCTGCTTCGCGAACACGAAGACCTCCGTTTACGCAATCTCAGCGTTCCTGCTGCGGATGCAAGTATTCCAGAACTGAATCCCGATCGCGAAGATGTCGAATCGCTGATCGAAACTCAACTTCCTGCTGAGTGGGAGCCCGAGGAGGCGTCCGTTCCGCCCGATTCAGACGACGCCGTCCTTGAGAGTGCCGTGTCGCTTCAGCGGATCATCGCTGAACACTCTCCAGTCGACAAGGATGAAGACTGGTCCGAGGTCAGAATAGACCTTCCGGCGGTCGTGCGAAAGCAGTCCCGCGCGACACACCTGACGAAGGGTGATCGTCGTGCCGCACGCCAACTGTTCAGGGCCGCTCTTCGCCGAAACTCCATTCCAGCTTGGCAGATATCGGAAACCGCGCGCAGGAGCGAAGGCGAAGTCGACGACGAGTACGAAGCCCAGCTGAGAATTGTCCTCGAAGATCTGGGCATCGACGTTGAGGAAGACGACTATTGGAGATGGAACGCATCGGAACACCTTAAAGCGGTCGCTTATGAAAGCAGTCGCCGGATCGACACTGCCGTCGGCTTTCTGGCGTTTCTAACCAATCCATATTCCGATCCGTTGTGGATTTACTATCGCGACACTCAAGTGCACACTCGATTGTCTCATGCCGATGAAGTCCGCATCTTTACTCAGTTACGGAAGACGCGTGACGAAGCCGCATCAGTCATCGCCCAGTCGCTTCCGTCGATGACTGAATTGCTGCGAATGGCCGATAAAGTGCTAGGCGACACCGCTTCCAATGAGCGGCAGACCGAGCAGCGGCGGCGGCCATGTCCAGACTTGCGAGATGGTATTGCGTCACTCGGCTGTCAAAGGACATGCTCGGCAGCATTCGAGGACTATGACTCCCGACGCGATGACGTGCATAAGTCGATCACTGCGTGCCGAACGTCAGTTCGCGACTGGCGCGACGAAGAGTACGAAGGCCGTTACACGATCGTCCGCGGCCTGAACCTAACCGACCAGGCGCTATGCTCCATCTGCGACAGCCTTCAGAATTCTCTTTCTGGCCAGAAGGCGGCGGCGAGTTTGACCGAGGTCTTGAGCCAAGCGCGCTCGCTCACCACCCGAATCATTGAGGCCAACTTGAAACTGGCAACGTCCGTCGCGCGGAAGTATGCCAGTTCTGGCCTGCCCCTTCTTGATTTGGTGCAGGAAGGCAATCGCGGGTTGATGCGAGCCGTACAGAAATTTGACGTCTCCCGTGGCTTCAAGTTCTCCACCTACGCGATGTGGTGGATTCGTCAGGCGATCATTCGTGCAATTGAGTCGAATGGCCGCCTGATCCGCCTTCCGGCTCACCAAAGTCGCCTTGTAAGACGCTTTGAAGCACTGCAGTCGCACGGCACAGCGGACCGTCTGAACTCAGCGGATCCATCGCAACTCGCTTCGCTTCTGTCATTGTCCCCAGATGCAGTGTTTGCATTAACTCCTGTGATCCGGCCAATTAGAGTGTTGAGTGAGATGTCTGAGTCGGATGAATCGGATGAAGCGTGGAACGAACTGGGCTCTGTAATTGAGGTGAATGACAACACACCTGATTCAAGGATGATGCGCGAAGACGAAGTGTGGAAGGTATCGCAGTTGCTCCAGAGGCTTCATCATCGAGACGCATTGGTGTTGCGGCTGCGATATGGACTTGACAATGAGAGCAGCAAGACGCTCGAAGAGGTCGGAACGATCCTGCGCCTAACACGCGAGCGAGTGCGTCAGATCGAGGCGAGAGCGATTGAGAAACTTCGCGTGCTAAGCGAGAGAGCGAGTGCGAACGGCTCGCATGGTGGTTCGGACTTTGCGATGGCGGAGGCAGATGACGATGAAGAATAG
- a CDS encoding very short patch repair endonuclease — MRLEAPDRLRLGRIMVDRISKQHRSWNMSRIRSGDTKPELIVRSLLHRLGYRFRLHRKDLPGSPDIVLPRYRTVVFVHGCFWHRHQACPFTYTPKSRTEFWQAKFDRNVARDREVTKQLKALGWRVLIVWECEMQKPDKLARRLERFLTQLHA; from the coding sequence ATGCGTTTGGAAGCTCCTGATCGACTCAGGCTGGGCAGGATAATGGTTGACCGAATCTCCAAGCAGCATCGCAGCTGGAACATGTCCCGTATTCGAAGCGGCGATACAAAGCCGGAACTAATTGTTCGCTCACTCCTGCATCGGCTCGGCTACAGGTTCCGGCTGCACCGCAAGGATCTGCCGGGTTCTCCGGATATCGTGCTGCCTCGATACCGGACTGTAGTCTTCGTTCACGGCTGTTTCTGGCATCGCCATCAGGCATGTCCCTTTACTTACACGCCGAAGTCTCGGACTGAATTCTGGCAGGCTAAGTTCGACCGAAACGTCGCCCGAGATCGGGAGGTCACGAAGCAACTGAAAGCATTGGGATGGCGGGTACTGATTGTCTGGGAGTGTGAGATGCAAAAGCCGGATAAGCTCGCTCGTCGCCTCGAACGCTTTTTAACGCAATTGCATGCATGA
- a CDS encoding WYL domain-containing protein, whose amino-acid sequence MLTKRSDGSTDVEFRLTAFEETLGWSLSFGLHAEILDPPFLRGESAEFLRGTLNDYEQSRSPRFFGRSGDPAQSRRSTK is encoded by the coding sequence TTGCTGACAAAACGGAGTGACGGCAGCACAGATGTCGAGTTCCGCCTGACGGCTTTCGAAGAGACTCTGGGGTGGAGTCTCAGCTTCGGCCTGCACGCGGAGATCCTGGATCCGCCGTTCTTGCGAGGTGAATCGGCAGAATTTCTGCGGGGGACACTGAATGATTACGAACAATCGCGGTCTCCTCGCTTCTTCGGAAGATCCGGAGATCCAGCACAATCGCGCCGTTCGACCAAGTGA
- a CDS encoding helix-turn-helix transcriptional regulator produces MAKRLKKSSATSSTDPKPGKQDRPDRDRRVRQADRLARILRVLELIQSRGRWTTKAIAEEIQCSERTVYRDLDVLKFAGIPYFREGDQQFVRVRSDFRFPVMSLTEDEVLGLSLATVLSKAPGLDVTPGAGPTTRKLAAVSREETQELIDDAMRLVSVLDLKLADHSRHHEVIKTIQSALLRGCQISGQYESPYEPAPIKLKLHPYRLCLIKNAWYVIGRQAEDAAPKTFRVARFKALRAVAEPADVPDDFDLRDYFGNAWAVYRGDRSYDVELWFPKASAPLVIETIWHHTQRVTRQKDGSVILRFQIDGLSEILHWLLSWAGRVRVQQPAELKELFVKALKDAMALQAAADQV; encoded by the coding sequence ATGGCGAAGCGGCTGAAGAAGTCCTCTGCGACCAGTTCCACTGACCCGAAGCCGGGCAAGCAGGATCGTCCGGACCGAGATCGACGAGTTCGCCAGGCGGATCGGCTGGCTCGGATCCTGCGAGTCCTCGAACTGATTCAAAGTCGAGGACGCTGGACCACGAAGGCGATTGCGGAAGAAATTCAGTGTTCGGAACGGACCGTTTATCGTGACCTGGACGTCCTCAAGTTCGCAGGGATTCCGTATTTCCGCGAAGGCGACCAGCAGTTCGTTCGAGTCCGTTCTGATTTCCGGTTCCCGGTGATGTCATTGACCGAAGACGAAGTTCTGGGACTTTCCCTGGCGACGGTGCTGTCGAAAGCCCCCGGTCTGGACGTCACTCCCGGAGCCGGTCCGACCACTCGGAAACTGGCGGCGGTCTCCCGAGAAGAGACCCAGGAACTCATCGACGACGCGATGCGACTCGTTTCCGTCCTGGACCTGAAACTCGCCGACCACAGCCGGCATCATGAAGTCATCAAGACGATTCAGTCGGCACTGCTGCGGGGCTGTCAGATCTCCGGACAGTACGAAAGTCCGTACGAGCCGGCCCCCATCAAGCTCAAGCTGCATCCCTACCGCCTCTGTCTGATCAAGAACGCCTGGTACGTCATCGGACGCCAGGCCGAGGACGCGGCACCGAAGACATTCCGAGTGGCTCGCTTCAAGGCCCTGCGTGCGGTCGCGGAACCTGCGGACGTACCGGACGATTTCGATCTGCGGGACTACTTCGGCAATGCCTGGGCGGTGTACCGAGGGGATCGCTCTTACGACGTCGAGCTCTGGTTCCCCAAAGCTTCCGCTCCACTCGTGATCGAGACTATCTGGCATCACACGCAACGGGTAACGCGACAGAAGGATGGCAGTGTGATCCTGCGGTTCCAGATCGACGGTCTGAGCGAAATCCTGCATTGGCTGCTCTCGTGGGCGGGCCGGGTGCGGGTGCAGCAACCGGCCGAACTGAAGGAACTGTTCGTCAAAGCCTTGAAAGACGCGATGGCCCTGCAGGCAGCGGCTGATCAGGTCTGA
- a CDS encoding MBL fold metallo-hydrolase, translating to MQITIHRGTHEIGGNCIEIATDRTRIILDIGMPLFNEDREPHDSAQLRRHSAEELRRLGILPQVPGLFEDGPAPDAILLSHAHEDHTGLIRHSRNEIPIYAGVGTSKMMLAGAKFAGQPTLARDRHRELPAGQTVQIGDFAVTVFSVDHSIYGAQAFLIEAEGKSVLYSGDLRLHGRKPGMHRSLIEAVKDRAIDVLLMEGTHISHPDHRGPNEYELEDEITEQVRSALGLVLASFSPQHVDRLVGFYRATIKAGRTFVADAYTAFVMHLLASESSIPRPESAENVKVFFPKFFLETFEKKRLEGFFTLMSPARIGVEEIRSNPSRYVMLFRPSMLEGDFGGTLPPRTRCLYSRWTGYLDRPDWQPVKDALTKSEGDLIEVHTSGHIFHGDIIDLVGQLSAKLVVPIHTFEPEKFQAFLSTVKLLADGETMSL from the coding sequence ATGCAAATCACGATTCACCGGGGAACTCACGAGATCGGTGGCAATTGCATCGAGATCGCCACGGATCGAACTCGAATCATCCTCGACATCGGGATGCCGCTGTTCAACGAGGACCGGGAGCCCCACGATTCGGCCCAGCTTCGGCGACACTCTGCAGAGGAACTCCGCCGACTCGGGATTCTGCCCCAGGTGCCAGGGCTATTTGAGGACGGCCCGGCTCCGGATGCCATTCTCCTCTCCCACGCTCACGAGGATCACACCGGACTGATCCGACACTCTCGAAATGAAATCCCGATTTATGCTGGAGTGGGGACGAGCAAGATGATGCTGGCCGGAGCGAAGTTCGCCGGGCAACCAACGCTGGCGAGAGACCGACATCGGGAACTTCCTGCCGGGCAGACCGTTCAGATCGGGGACTTCGCGGTCACCGTGTTCTCCGTCGACCACTCCATCTACGGGGCTCAGGCATTCCTGATCGAAGCCGAGGGCAAGTCCGTCCTCTACTCAGGAGACCTGCGGCTCCACGGCCGCAAGCCAGGGATGCACCGGTCGCTCATTGAAGCCGTCAAAGACCGGGCCATCGACGTCCTCCTGATGGAGGGGACGCATATCAGTCATCCCGACCATCGGGGACCGAACGAGTACGAACTCGAAGACGAGATCACGGAGCAGGTCCGGTCGGCTCTTGGGCTGGTCCTGGCGTCATTCTCACCCCAGCACGTCGACCGGCTAGTTGGCTTCTACCGTGCGACGATCAAAGCCGGCCGAACCTTCGTCGCCGACGCCTACACCGCCTTCGTGATGCACCTGCTCGCCTCAGAGAGTTCCATCCCGAGGCCGGAGTCGGCCGAGAATGTGAAGGTCTTCTTCCCGAAGTTCTTTCTGGAGACTTTCGAGAAGAAACGACTCGAAGGATTTTTCACTTTGATGTCCCCGGCCCGGATTGGGGTGGAGGAAATCCGCTCGAATCCGTCCCGATACGTGATGCTTTTTCGCCCCAGCATGCTGGAGGGCGACTTCGGCGGAACCCTTCCGCCGCGCACGCGATGCCTCTACTCTCGCTGGACGGGTTACCTCGACCGCCCGGACTGGCAGCCCGTGAAAGACGCTCTGACGAAATCCGAAGGCGACCTGATCGAGGTCCACACCAGCGGCCACATCTTCCACGGCGATATCATCGACCTCGTTGGTCAGCTCAGCGCGAAGCTTGTGGTTCCGATTCACACGTTTGAACCCGAGAAGTTCCAGGCGTTTCTATCGACAGTGAAACTTCTCGCAGATGGGGAAACGATGTCGCTCTGA
- a CDS encoding HTH domain-containing protein: MAKKQSRTDAERRVRQCERLGRLLRTLQLIMGKGRWDADGLAQELECSRRTVYRLLQTLSMAGVPWFFDDKIRAYRVRPGFRFPELDRQSKADASVDIATLKPAIAQLIVDAEDFLGSLRTFQEQLQSVRPDLPGK, from the coding sequence ATGGCCAAGAAGCAATCACGAACCGACGCCGAACGACGAGTTCGTCAATGCGAACGCTTGGGCCGCCTGCTGCGGACACTTCAATTGATCATGGGCAAAGGTCGGTGGGATGCCGATGGACTTGCTCAGGAGCTTGAATGCTCCCGCCGTACCGTCTATCGACTGCTTCAGACACTCTCAATGGCCGGAGTTCCGTGGTTCTTCGACGACAAGATCAGAGCGTACCGGGTCCGACCGGGATTCCGATTCCCGGAGCTGGATCGACAGTCAAAGGCTGACGCATCTGTCGACATCGCAACTCTCAAGCCCGCAATCGCGCAGCTGATCGTTGACGCAGAAGACTTCCTGGGTTCACTTCGAACCTTTCAAGAGCAATTGCAGTCAGTCCGGCCCGATCTCCCTGGTAAATGA